Proteins from a genomic interval of Parcubacteria group bacterium:
- the lysS gene encoding lysine--tRNA ligase translates to MREDILETKLEKLKTIQEFGMEAYPEKCERSMTNAEALEQFDNLNGTDKQISLVGRVRSLRIMGKIAFCHIEDGTGKIQGFFSEQMLASIDTPSENKIFALFKDTVEIGDFISMTGTLFLTKQNEKSVRVENWKMLSKNIRPIPTEYFGLKDEEALLRKRYLDLMLNAETRELFRKKNIFWQTVRQFLVAENFLEVQTPVLEHTPGGAEAEPFVTRYNALDQDFYLRISLELPLKRLLVGGYERVFEIGRVFRNEGMDRDHLQEFDHMEFYASYWDFQAGMEFCEKLYREIVEKVTGGLITEYEGAKIDWSKPFPVVDYFTEFKKETGLDLNADLSAEALRAKADELKIKYEPGYSKGRMIDLLYKKTVRQKLIQPCFLVGHPLEVSPLAKTDPKNPKRTLRLQIVAGASELCNAFSELNDPIDQKNRFLEQMAAREGGDKEAQMLDEDFVEALEYGMPPAFGFGMSERLFSFLMNKSIRETVIFPSVKTKE, encoded by the coding sequence ATGCGTGAAGATATTTTGGAAACTAAGCTGGAAAAACTAAAAACTATCCAAGAATTTGGGATGGAGGCTTATCCGGAGAAATGCGAGCGGTCGATGACTAATGCCGAGGCCTTGGAACAATTCGATAATTTGAATGGCACCGATAAGCAAATATCACTCGTTGGGCGTGTCCGGTCACTTAGAATAATGGGAAAAATAGCGTTCTGCCACATCGAGGATGGGACGGGTAAAATTCAGGGATTTTTTTCAGAACAAATGTTGGCTTCCATTGATACGCCTAGCGAAAATAAAATATTTGCTTTATTTAAAGATACCGTTGAAATTGGTGATTTTATTTCTATGACGGGGACATTGTTTTTGACAAAGCAAAATGAAAAAAGTGTTCGCGTAGAAAATTGGAAAATGCTTTCCAAAAATATCCGTCCGATCCCGACGGAGTACTTTGGCTTGAAAGATGAAGAAGCGCTTTTGCGCAAACGTTATTTGGACCTGATGCTGAACGCCGAGACGCGCGAGCTGTTCCGCAAGAAAAATATTTTTTGGCAGACTGTCCGCCAGTTTTTGGTAGCGGAAAACTTCTTGGAGGTGCAAACGCCGGTTTTGGAGCATACGCCTGGTGGAGCAGAGGCAGAACCGTTTGTGACGCGCTACAATGCCCTAGATCAAGACTTTTACCTCCGTATCTCCTTAGAGCTACCCTTGAAAAGATTGCTCGTAGGAGGCTATGAGCGCGTTTTTGAGATTGGGCGGGTTTTTCGCAATGAAGGGATGGATCGCGATCATTTGCAAGAATTTGATCATATGGAATTCTACGCCAGCTATTGGGATTTTCAAGCGGGAATGGAGTTTTGCGAGAAACTCTATCGCGAAATCGTGGAGAAAGTTACGGGTGGACTAATCACGGAATATGAAGGCGCTAAAATTGATTGGAGCAAGCCTTTTCCGGTCGTCGATTATTTCACGGAATTTAAAAAAGAAACGGGATTAGACCTGAACGCGGATTTATCCGCCGAAGCATTGCGCGCGAAGGCGGACGAATTAAAAATAAAATACGAACCCGGTTATTCCAAAGGTCGGATGATTGATCTGCTCTACAAAAAAACTGTCAGGCAAAAATTGATCCAACCATGTTTTCTCGTCGGGCATCCCTTGGAGGTTTCTCCACTGGCCAAGACTGATCCAAAAAATCCCAAAAGAACTTTGCGTTTGCAGATCGTGGCGGGAGCGAGCGAACTGTGCAATGCATTTTCTGAACTGAATGATCCGATCGATCAAAAAAACCGCTTTTTGGAACAGATGGCTGCGCGTGAAGGCGGGGACAAAGAAGCGCAGATGCTAGATGAAGATTTTGTGGAAGCCTTGGAATATGGCATGCCGCCAGCGTTTGGTTTCGGCATGAGCGAACGGCTGTTTTCGTTTCTGATGAATAAATCTATCCGCGAAACGGTTATTTTTCCGTCGGTGAAAACAAAAGAATAA
- the greA gene encoding transcription elongation factor GreA, with the protein MIKFITEEGLKKIKDELQHRKTTLRQGIANAIKEAKEQGDLSENAEYSAAKAQQGENETKIAELEFMLKESKVATYDKNLGVVQLGSKVSVKFNGSEMEFQIVGSNEASPADLKISNESPMGKAFMAKKKGDKVDVVTPGGIVNYTILDVK; encoded by the coding sequence ATGATCAAATTCATTACTGAGGAAGGTTTGAAAAAAATCAAAGATGAGCTGCAACACAGAAAGACTACGCTGCGCCAGGGAATCGCGAACGCAATCAAAGAAGCCAAGGAGCAAGGTGATTTGAGCGAGAACGCCGAATACAGCGCCGCCAAAGCCCAGCAGGGAGAAAATGAAACCAAGATTGCAGAGTTGGAGTTTATGCTCAAGGAATCAAAAGTCGCGACCTATGACAAGAATTTAGGCGTGGTGCAATTAGGTTCAAAGGTGAGTGTGAAGTTTAACGGATCAGAGATGGAATTTCAAATCGTCGGATCAAACGAAGCTAGTCCAGCTGATCTGAAAATTTCCAACGAATCACCGATGGGCAAAGCCTTTATGGCGAAAAAGAAAGGTGACAAGGTAGATGTTGTGACTCCGGGTGGAATAGTGAATTATACGATTTTGGATGTGAAGTAA
- a CDS encoding HD domain-containing protein: MTKELGITKQQADKLLDEFIKDPITKLHMLESEAIMRALAKRFGEDEENWGIIGLLHDIDWDLTKDNTAQHCVQCQEILREAGGSEFLIETIQSHGYGMDAIPALKDKERSTNLQYCLVAAETLTGLIIASTLMQPDKKLSSLTLQSLKKKFKNKGFAARCNRELIKECEKAGIPLDEFLEIGLLALQGISGKLGF; the protein is encoded by the coding sequence ATGACTAAAGAGTTAGGAATTACAAAACAACAAGCAGACAAATTGTTGGACGAATTTATCAAGGATCCAATTACGAAGTTGCATATGCTTGAATCAGAAGCGATTATGCGGGCGTTGGCGAAAAGATTCGGAGAAGATGAAGAAAATTGGGGAATAATTGGACTTCTTCATGACATTGACTGGGATTTGACGAAAGATAATACGGCGCAGCATTGTGTGCAGTGTCAGGAAATTTTGCGTGAGGCGGGCGGAAGTGAATTTCTGATTGAGACAATTCAGTCGCATGGCTATGGAATGGATGCAATTCCAGCGCTAAAAGATAAGGAGCGTTCGACGAATTTGCAATACTGTTTGGTGGCGGCGGAAACCTTAACAGGGCTAATTATCGCTTCGACACTGATGCAACCGGACAAAAAACTTTCCAGTCTTACTTTGCAATCGCTAAAAAAGAAATTTAAGAACAAAGGTTTTGCCGCGCGTTGTAATCGTGAACTAATCAAAGAGTGTGAAAAAGCGGGAATACCGCTGGATGAATTTTTGGAGATTGGACTTTTGGCGCTGCAAGGGATTTCTGGTAAACTTGGGTTCTAA
- the serS gene encoding serine--tRNA ligase, whose amino-acid sequence MLDIKFIRENADKLREAIKNKNVKLDLDELLAVDKKRVEALQHIELLSAEKNKLNELMQMSKTDDERKVAIEQGKTVKEKMAKAEPEYVELKKQFDTLMVQVPIIPSEDTPVGKDESGNVEVYQKGEIRKFDFKPKTHIELAEDLDLVDFEKGAKVSGYRGYYLKNEGSLLVMALMMYALNKMAEKGYAPIIPPTLIKGFALFGSGYFKGTDYDSASDNIYQIATRDKEMDGADSKEKKFLVGTAEPSLLAYFSDEMLDGAKLPIKVCGFSPCYRSEIGDYGKDNKGLYRVHEFFKVEQVVVSEADIVASTALQEEMVGISEEMHRELGLPYRKLQICTGDMAPGKYRAFDLEAWMPGLNRWGETGSASNFVDWQARRLNVKYKDKDGNKKFAYLLNNTALPSVRPLIAILENYQNEDGSVTVPEVLRKWMPGGLERIVKK is encoded by the coding sequence ATGCTAGACATCAAATTCATCCGTGAGAATGCGGACAAACTTAGAGAGGCGATCAAGAATAAAAACGTCAAGTTGGATCTTGATGAGCTTTTGGCGGTGGACAAAAAACGCGTCGAAGCTTTGCAACACATTGAACTTTTAAGCGCGGAAAAAAATAAACTGAATGAGTTGATGCAGATGAGCAAAACGGATGATGAACGCAAAGTGGCGATTGAGCAAGGAAAAACAGTCAAGGAAAAAATGGCCAAGGCGGAGCCGGAATATGTGGAGCTGAAAAAACAATTTGACACACTCATGGTGCAAGTGCCGATCATTCCCTCAGAAGATACGCCGGTTGGGAAAGATGAAAGTGGGAATGTGGAAGTTTATCAAAAGGGAGAAATTCGTAAATTCGATTTTAAACCTAAGACGCACATTGAACTGGCCGAGGATTTGGATTTGGTCGATTTTGAAAAAGGAGCGAAAGTTTCCGGTTATCGTGGGTATTATTTGAAAAATGAAGGCTCGCTGCTTGTGATGGCGCTCATGATGTATGCGCTAAACAAAATGGCGGAAAAGGGTTACGCACCGATCATTCCACCGACGCTCATAAAAGGTTTTGCGCTGTTTGGCAGTGGCTATTTCAAGGGTACGGATTATGACAGTGCGTCGGATAATATCTATCAAATTGCCACGCGCGACAAGGAAATGGACGGGGCGGATTCGAAGGAAAAGAAATTTTTGGTCGGCACTGCCGAGCCATCGCTACTGGCATATTTTTCTGACGAGATGCTCGACGGCGCAAAATTACCGATCAAAGTTTGCGGATTTTCTCCGTGCTATCGCAGTGAGATTGGGGATTATGGCAAGGACAATAAAGGACTTTATCGTGTGCATGAATTTTTCAAAGTGGAGCAAGTCGTGGTTTCAGAGGCGGATATTGTGGCTTCTACTGCTTTGCAAGAAGAAATGGTGGGAATCTCAGAAGAAATGCATCGGGAATTGGGACTGCCATATCGTAAATTACAAATCTGCACTGGGGATATGGCTCCGGGAAAATATCGTGCGTTCGATCTGGAAGCCTGGATGCCAGGCCTCAATCGCTGGGGTGAGACCGGTTCAGCTTCGAACTTTGTTGATTGGCAAGCGCGGCGACTCAATGTGAAATATAAAGACAAGGACGGCAACAAAAAATTCGCCTATCTTTTGAATAACACCGCCTTGCCATCCGTACGACCACTGATTGCTATCTTAGAAAATTATCAAAACGAAGACGGATCAGTGACTGTGCCGGAGGTTTTGCGGAAATGGATGCCGGGGGGTTTGGAGAGGATTGTAAAAAAGTAG
- a CDS encoding CYTH domain-containing protein, producing MQIEYEATFPDVDKGEIRRKLEANGAKLVKKEFLQKRIVFDLPKGHEIEGGWLRLRDEGDKITMTLKVIGGNRIEEQKETLLEIDSFEKGLEFLMLIGCNRRSYQENKREVWKLGTVEIMLDDWPFLEPLAEIEGLSEVDVKEMAEKLGFDYAKARFCSISEIYNEKYQPKERFDISDLEEFTFSINNPFLKI from the coding sequence ATGCAAATAGAATACGAAGCCACTTTTCCAGATGTTGATAAGGGTGAAATACGGCGGAAACTAGAAGCTAACGGCGCTAAGTTAGTCAAAAAAGAATTCTTGCAAAAAAGGATAGTTTTTGATTTGCCAAAAGGGCATGAAATTGAAGGTGGCTGGCTTCGATTGAGAGATGAGGGCGATAAAATTACTATGACCCTTAAGGTTATTGGAGGGAATCGAATCGAGGAACAAAAAGAAACACTTTTGGAAATTGATAGCTTTGAAAAAGGATTAGAATTCCTAATGTTAATCGGGTGCAATCGCAGATCCTATCAGGAAAATAAGCGGGAGGTATGGAAATTGGGGACTGTGGAAATTATGCTTGATGATTGGCCATTCTTGGAGCCGTTAGCTGAAATTGAAGGATTGTCGGAAGTTGACGTGAAAGAGATGGCGGAAAAATTAGGCTTCGACTATGCCAAAGCGCGATTTTGCTCCATTAGTGAAATATATAATGAAAAATACCAGCCCAAAGAAAGGTTTGATATTAGCGACCTAGAGGAATTTACTTTCTCGATAAATAACCCGTTTTTAAAAATATAA
- a CDS encoding glycoside hydrolase family 1 protein — protein sequence MQNKKLKFPRGFLWGAATSAHQVEGGTNNDWTQWEKNNADRIARGAGKKWEKWQQEKFPEMFDAQNYISGRACDHYNRYEEDFDLAKEGGHNAHRFSIEWSRIEPEEGRFDEKEIEHYRKVLIALRERGIEPFVTLWHWPNPVWVGQMNAWKNKDTVKYYLRYAERIFNEYKGLVKFWMPLNEPGTEVSLGYLFGNQPPGLKSKIGANFAFKNLMQTQKDVYKLAKSISPDFQIGCSHFMFDIRPYNDFPWNILAAKIMDYFANYRFFKAFDDSCDFLGIQYYQLFAINLKLGGHFWRIFENKKVTELQSDLGWQIFPEGIYNVLKRASKSGKPIYITENGIADADDSKRPKFTKDHLRFVQKAISEDVDVRGYFHWSFLDNFEFVEMRGFWPRFGLIEMDYKTLERHPRKSFYEYAKICKSNEIEV from the coding sequence ATGCAAAACAAAAAACTAAAATTTCCAAGAGGTTTCTTATGGGGTGCGGCGACTTCGGCACATCAGGTGGAGGGTGGAACTAATAATGACTGGACGCAATGGGAAAAAAATAATGCCGATAGGATAGCTCGAGGGGCTGGCAAAAAATGGGAAAAATGGCAACAGGAAAAATTTCCGGAAATGTTTGATGCGCAAAATTATATTTCAGGACGAGCTTGTGATCATTATAATCGATATGAGGAGGATTTTGATTTGGCGAAAGAGGGCGGACACAACGCTCATCGATTTTCTATCGAATGGTCGCGCATCGAACCAGAAGAAGGAAGATTTGATGAAAAAGAGATCGAGCATTACCGAAAAGTTTTAATAGCTTTACGAGAAAGAGGCATTGAACCGTTTGTCACTCTTTGGCATTGGCCTAATCCTGTTTGGGTTGGACAGATGAATGCTTGGAAAAATAAAGACACTGTCAAATATTATCTGAGATATGCAGAGCGTATCTTCAATGAATACAAAGGTTTAGTTAAATTCTGGATGCCTTTGAATGAACCCGGAACGGAAGTATCTCTGGGTTATTTGTTTGGAAATCAACCCCCCGGACTTAAAAGCAAAATTGGCGCCAATTTTGCTTTTAAAAATTTGATGCAGACCCAAAAAGATGTCTATAAGCTTGCAAAATCAATTTCTCCTGATTTTCAAATAGGCTGTTCTCATTTTATGTTTGATATAAGGCCGTATAATGATTTTCCTTGGAATATTTTAGCTGCTAAAATAATGGATTATTTTGCTAATTATCGTTTTTTTAAAGCCTTTGACGATTCTTGCGATTTTCTTGGAATTCAATATTATCAACTATTTGCTATAAATCTAAAATTAGGCGGACATTTTTGGAGAATTTTTGAAAATAAAAAAGTCACAGAGTTGCAAAGTGATTTGGGTTGGCAGATTTTTCCAGAAGGAATATATAATGTTTTAAAAAGAGCATCAAAAAGTGGGAAGCCAATTTATATAACAGAAAATGGTATTGCCGATGCTGATGATTCAAAGAGGCCTAAGTTTACAAAGGATCATTTAAGGTTTGTGCAAAAAGCAATTTCGGAGGATGTGGATGTGCGGGGATACTTCCATTGGTCGTTTTTGGATAATTTTGAGTTTGTTGAGATGAGGGGATTTTGGCCGCGTTTTGGACTGATTGAGATGGATTACAAAACCCTAGAACGCCACCCGCGGAAAAGCTTTTATGAATATGCCAAGATTTGCAAGAGCAATGAAATTGAAGTTTGA
- a CDS encoding WbuC family cupin fold metalloprotein, which translates to MQDMAYNEAGVKIIGQKVIEELLDESRKSPRKRASVCLHTEKSDLVQRMAMALQPETYMQAHKHESPAKRELFTLYQGEVSVLIFDQDGNITGTYILAPDKIRTIELSAGIYHSLVALKPDSVVFETKDGPWESVEKDKQFASWMPAEDSEKAVECLEDLRVKIGINK; encoded by the coding sequence ATGCAAGACATGGCATACAATGAAGCTGGAGTAAAAATAATCGGTCAAAAAGTAATAGAAGAGCTGTTGGATGAATCTAGAAAGAGTCCAAGAAAAAGAGCCAGTGTTTGTTTGCACACCGAAAAATCTGATTTGGTTCAGCGAATGGCGATGGCACTCCAGCCAGAGACATATATGCAAGCACACAAGCACGAGTCGCCCGCTAAGCGAGAATTATTTACCCTATATCAAGGAGAAGTGTCTGTTTTGATATTTGATCAAGACGGAAATATTACTGGAACGTATATTCTTGCTCCGGATAAAATTCGAACAATCGAGCTTTCCGCTGGAATTTATCATTCATTGGTTGCCTTAAAGCCGGATAGCGTTGTTTTTGAAACAAAAGATGGGCCATGGGAAAGTGTGGAAAAAGATAAGCAATTTGCGTCTTGGATGCCAGCAGAAGATTCCGAAAAAGCAGTAGAGTGTTTGGAAGATTTGAGGGTAAAAATAGGTATTAATAAATAG
- a CDS encoding adenylyltransferase/cytidyltransferase family protein, with the protein MKKVMAFGTFDIFHAGHKSYLSQAKALGEYLIVVVARDETVLRVKSEWTRNSEDERLEALEKSGLADEVILGDLDDKYVAIEKYRPEVIALGYDQRVDLPELTEQLKKRKLKAEIVRLKSFEPEKYKSSILGK; encoded by the coding sequence ATGAAAAAAGTAATGGCATTTGGGACGTTTGATATATTTCATGCGGGACATAAAAGTTATCTCTCGCAGGCGAAAGCGTTGGGGGAATATTTGATTGTGGTGGTGGCGCGGGATGAGACCGTGCTTCGCGTCAAGAGTGAGTGGACGAGGAATAGCGAAGATGAGAGATTGGAAGCATTGGAAAAAAGTGGACTGGCTGATGAGGTGATTTTGGGCGATCTGGACGACAAGTACGTCGCAATTGAAAAATATCGACCCGAGGTGATTGCGCTCGGGTATGACCAGCGAGTAGATCTCCCCGAATTGACAGAACAGCTCAAAAAACGTAAGCTTAAAGCGGAAATCGTGAGGCTCAAAAGCTTTGAGCCGGAGAAATATAAGTCGTCGATATTGGGGAAATAA
- the mrdA gene encoding penicillin-binding protein 2 — translation MFRGYFTNRRMARGIEIEDAIMNVEQKEKAIIEKPFERNGLAIVWYLVFAVLIFLFGRVFFLDIVNGKYYSLVSAENRIRKIIIKAPRGNIYDKFGNILARNSPSIDVVILPSYLPKNPEEKKMLAQNLAGVLNMNQGNVEMALLSQNDKSTDPILLKENITQDQSLILAEKINEFPGIALEKTAIRNYENSAIFSHIIGYDGKITQAEMETNKGYFMTDYIGKTGLEKSYEKELKGVYGAQQVEVDSRGEIKKNLGVISPQAGSDLILNIDQELQKKLYDSLSAILEKTETKTAAAVAIDPRTGGILALVSLPSYDNNLFASGITSDAYKSLITDKDLPLLNRVTGGEYPPGSTIKPAVAAAALSEGTISPSTIINGMGGSLSIGAFRFGDWKAHGPSDVRTAIAESNDVFFYTIGGGYGNIVGLGMDRMKKYEDLFGFGEATGIDLQGESVGLIPSEQWKKDKIGEKWYIGDSYHCAIGQGFVLSTPLQLANYTATLANGGTLYSPKLVNRIRRNNGQDSYVQPEIIRKDFISPEIMQVVREGMRQTITSGTAQTLKDVPVAVAGKTGTAQYGSQDKTHAWFISFAPFDDPKIAMVVLVEGGGEGHSSAVPVTKEVYDWYFSRDKK, via the coding sequence ATGTTTCGAGGATATTTTACAAACAGGAGGATGGCGCGCGGCATTGAGATTGAAGACGCAATCATGAATGTCGAGCAGAAGGAAAAAGCTATCATTGAAAAACCATTTGAGCGGAACGGCTTAGCAATCGTTTGGTATCTTGTTTTTGCAGTTCTCATTTTTCTTTTCGGCCGCGTCTTTTTTTTGGATATCGTCAATGGTAAATATTACTCACTCGTTTCGGCGGAAAATCGGATCAGAAAAATCATAATCAAAGCTCCGCGGGGGAATATCTATGACAAATTTGGCAATATTTTAGCGCGAAATTCACCAAGTATCGATGTGGTTATTTTACCGAGCTATTTGCCAAAAAATCCAGAAGAAAAAAAGATGTTGGCGCAAAACTTAGCTGGTGTTCTTAATATGAACCAAGGCAATGTGGAAATGGCACTGCTCAGTCAGAATGACAAATCGACTGATCCGATTTTGCTTAAAGAAAATATCACCCAAGATCAGTCGCTAATTTTGGCAGAAAAAATCAACGAATTTCCCGGGATCGCTTTGGAAAAAACTGCGATCAGGAACTATGAAAACAGTGCAATTTTTTCCCACATCATCGGTTATGATGGGAAAATAACCCAGGCGGAAATGGAAACGAACAAGGGCTATTTTATGACTGACTATATTGGCAAGACGGGCTTGGAAAAAAGTTATGAAAAAGAGTTGAAGGGTGTCTATGGCGCGCAACAAGTTGAGGTCGATTCTCGCGGAGAGATCAAAAAGAATCTGGGAGTGATCAGTCCGCAAGCCGGAAGCGATCTGATTTTGAATATCGATCAAGAATTGCAAAAAAAATTGTATGACAGCTTATCAGCCATCTTGGAAAAAACAGAAACAAAAACGGCTGCCGCGGTGGCGATCGATCCGCGGACCGGCGGAATCTTAGCGCTGGTCAGTTTGCCAAGTTATGATAACAATTTATTTGCCAGCGGAATTACGAGTGATGCCTACAAGAGCTTGATCACTGACAAAGACCTTCCCTTGCTTAATCGGGTTACGGGCGGAGAATACCCGCCTGGTTCGACGATTAAGCCGGCTGTCGCCGCTGCCGCGCTTTCGGAGGGGACAATTTCTCCTTCGACAATTATCAATGGTATGGGTGGAAGTCTTAGTATCGGAGCTTTCCGTTTTGGCGATTGGAAAGCGCATGGTCCGAGCGATGTGCGCACGGCAATCGCGGAAAGTAATGACGTTTTTTTCTACACCATCGGTGGCGGTTATGGGAATATTGTCGGATTGGGAATGGATCGGATGAAAAAGTATGAAGATTTGTTCGGTTTTGGCGAGGCAACAGGAATCGATTTGCAAGGGGAATCTGTCGGTTTGATTCCGAGCGAACAGTGGAAAAAAGATAAGATTGGAGAGAAATGGTATATCGGTGATAGTTATCACTGTGCGATCGGTCAGGGCTTCGTTCTCTCGACGCCATTGCAACTGGCCAATTATACAGCGACGCTGGCCAATGGCGGGACGCTTTATTCACCGAAATTGGTCAACCGGATCCGTAGAAATAATGGCCAAGATTCTTATGTCCAGCCAGAAATAATTCGGAAAGACTTTATCTCTCCGGAAATTATGCAAGTTGTGCGTGAAGGAATGCGCCAGACGATCACTTCTGGAACAGCGCAGACACTTAAGGATGTTCCAGTGGCGGTGGCTGGAAAGACCGGTACGGCGCAATATGGCTCGCAGGATAAAACTCACGCATGGTTCATTTCTTTCGCGCCGTTTGATGATCCAAAGATTGCGATGGTAGTTCTCGTCGAAGGTGGAGGTGAAGGCCACTCCAGCGCGGTACCAGTGACGAAAGAAGTTTATGATTGGTATTTTTCGCGAGATAAAAAATAG
- a CDS encoding DUF6485 family protein produces MECQREKNKINCNCTYDCELKGFCCECIKEHREKGELPACYFSKDVENTFDRSVENFIKNFKK; encoded by the coding sequence ATGGAATGCCAAAGAGAAAAAAATAAAATCAATTGTAATTGCACCTATGATTGCGAGCTTAAGGGTTTTTGTTGTGAGTGCATAAAAGAGCATCGAGAAAAAGGCGAACTGCCGGCTTGTTATTTTTCGAAAGATGTGGAAAATACATTTGATCGTTCGGTAGAAAATTTTATTAAAAACTTTAAAAAATAA
- a CDS encoding DUF2268 domain-containing putative Zn-dependent protease (predicted Zn-dependent protease with a strongly conserved HExxH motif), with translation MKINIQFIEADNDFSKGVKVLIGKIIREDSAKVAKILPFETKVFTFTVYPWKRKGAHGFAQATDWVRIMLNPKELDFKKGIKQKILDRLAYLVYHEMHHASRGYVGFLPEGKNHMLINSVLSEGLADVFAQECAPNVYDSEKLASKDRQIENWICRMDKIKWRKMSAYYSWAYGGEGKPALLGYKMGRYIILALKKKHPEWDAVKLVRTDAKKILKLSGVKFR, from the coding sequence ATGAAAATTAATATCCAGTTTATTGAAGCAGACAATGATTTTTCTAAGGGAGTCAAAGTGTTGATTGGAAAGATTATTAGGGAAGATTCGGCAAAAGTTGCTAAGATTCTTCCTTTTGAAACGAAAGTTTTCACTTTCACTGTGTATCCCTGGAAAAGGAAAGGCGCGCATGGCTTTGCTCAGGCAACTGATTGGGTGCGGATTATGCTAAATCCGAAAGAACTGGATTTTAAAAAAGGAATAAAGCAAAAAATATTAGATAGACTTGCTTATCTGGTTTATCATGAAATGCATCATGCTTCGCGTGGCTATGTCGGATTTTTGCCGGAGGGTAAAAATCATATGCTGATAAATTCTGTTCTTTCAGAAGGCTTGGCGGATGTTTTTGCGCAGGAGTGTGCTCCCAATGTCTATGATTCTGAAAAATTAGCCTCCAAGGATCGGCAGATAGAAAATTGGATTTGTAGGATGGATAAAATTAAATGGAGGAAAATGTCAGCCTATTATTCCTGGGCATATGGCGGAGAAGGCAAGCCAGCTCTTTTGGGGTATAAAATGGGAAGGTATATTATTTTAGCACTGAAGAAAAAACATCCCGAATGGGACGCGGTAAAATTAGTTCGGACCGACGCGAAAAAGATTTTGAAACTGAGCGGAGTAAAATTTAGGTAA
- a CDS encoding 4Fe-4S dicluster domain-containing protein, translated as MPVLINFKICDNAKECNGVAVCPTGALAWDEKKKSIKIDNKKCISCEKCEKACMVDAIFIARNEKEYQKIEKEIDADPRKRSDLFIDRYGAEPIHPAFLIKDDKFQIEVLESEKSVMAEFFDDDSIMCLLKSIPVKDLLVDHDMKYRKVKIEKELTKKLKIKKLPALLFFEKAKLLGKIEGYYDNKKKAELCKKIEAIIKKK; from the coding sequence ATGCCAGTCCTGATTAATTTTAAAATTTGTGATAATGCTAAGGAGTGTAATGGGGTGGCGGTTTGTCCGACTGGGGCTTTGGCATGGGACGAGAAAAAGAAAAGCATCAAAATTGATAATAAAAAATGCATCAGTTGTGAAAAGTGTGAAAAAGCCTGTATGGTGGATGCGATTTTTATTGCAAGGAATGAAAAAGAATATCAGAAGATTGAAAAGGAAATCGATGCTGACCCAAGAAAAAGATCAGATTTATTTATTGATCGCTATGGCGCTGAGCCAATTCATCCAGCTTTTCTCATTAAAGATGATAAATTTCAAATAGAAGTTTTAGAATCAGAGAAATCGGTGATGGCGGAGTTTTTTGATGATGATTCAATAATGTGTCTTTTAAAATCAATTCCAGTTAAGGATCTCTTGGTTGATCATGATATGAAATATAGAAAAGTAAAAATAGAGAAAGAACTGACTAAAAAATTAAAAATCAAAAAACTGCCAGCGTTATTGTTTTTTGAAAAAGCAAAGCTTTTAGGGAAAATTGAAGGTTATTATGATAATAAAAAGAAAGCTGAACTTTGCAAAAAGATCGAAGCGATTATAAAAAAGAAATGA